One Azospirillum sp. B510 genomic window carries:
- the phbB gene encoding acetoacetyl-CoA reductase — MARVAVVTGGTRGIGEAVAIALKNAGYKVAANYAGNDQAAEEFTARTGIPTYKFDVADFDACKKGIAAIESDLGPVDVLINNAGITRDGVMHRMTYQQWEAVIHTNLSSCFNMCRNVIDGMRERGFGRIVNIGSINGQAGQYGQVNYAAAKSGIHGFTKALAQESAAKGITVNAIAPGYIDTDMVRAVPANVLEKIVARIPVGRLGRASEIANAVLFLVNDDNGFMTGSTLSINGGQHMY; from the coding sequence ATGGCTCGTGTTGCAGTCGTCACTGGTGGCACCCGCGGCATCGGCGAGGCGGTTGCCATCGCCCTGAAGAATGCCGGCTACAAGGTCGCCGCCAACTATGCCGGCAACGATCAGGCGGCCGAGGAATTCACCGCCCGCACCGGCATCCCGACCTACAAGTTCGATGTCGCCGATTTCGACGCCTGCAAGAAGGGGATCGCCGCGATCGAGTCCGATCTCGGCCCGGTCGATGTGCTGATCAACAACGCCGGCATCACCCGTGACGGCGTGATGCACCGCATGACCTATCAGCAGTGGGAGGCGGTGATCCACACCAACCTGTCCTCCTGCTTCAACATGTGCCGCAACGTCATCGACGGCATGCGCGAGCGCGGCTTCGGCCGCATCGTCAACATCGGCTCGATCAACGGCCAGGCCGGCCAGTACGGCCAGGTCAACTATGCCGCGGCCAAGTCGGGCATCCACGGCTTCACCAAGGCGCTGGCCCAGGAGAGTGCCGCCAAGGGCATCACCGTCAACGCCATCGCTCCCGGCTATATCGACACCGACATGGTGCGCGCGGTGCCGGCCAACGTGCTGGAGAAGATCGTGGCCCGCATCCCGGTCGGCCGTCTCGGCCGCGCCTCGGAGATCGCCAACGCCGTCCTGTTCCTGGTCAATGACGACAACGGCTTCATGACCGGCTCGACCCTGTCGATCAACGGCGGCCAGCACATGTACTGA
- a CDS encoding UbiD family decarboxylase produces MPYTSLRDFIDRLEKAGRLVVVKEPVSTVLEMTEIQTRLLAENGPAVLFENVIKADGTRSEMPVLVNLFGTVERVAWGMDREPYQLRAIGETLAFLKQPEPPGGFREALELIPLAKTVLSMKPKTVGSAPCQEVVLTGDDIDLGRLPVQSCWPGEPAPLITWPLVVTKGPTGKREDDFNLGIYRMQVLGKNKTIMRWLKHRGGAQHHHRWAASGKREPLPCAVVLGADPGTILAAVTPVPDTLSEYQFAGLLRGKKVELVECKTVPLKVPAQAEIVLEGHVSLDEYADEGPYGDHTGYYNSVEPFPVFTVTAMTMRRKPIYLSTFTGRPPDEPSVLGEALNEVFIPLLIQQFPEIVDFWLPPEGCSYRIAVVSMKKAYPGHAKRVMMGVWSFLRQFMYTKWVIVVDDDIDARNWKDVMWAISTRMDPARDITVIEGTPIDYLDFASPESGLGGKVGLDATNKWPPETKREWGEKLHMTGEVVETVSRKWDLYGLPGSGKPIWK; encoded by the coding sequence ATGCCCTACACCTCGTTGCGCGACTTCATCGACCGGCTGGAGAAGGCGGGGCGGCTGGTGGTGGTGAAGGAGCCGGTGTCGACCGTGCTGGAGATGACCGAGATCCAGACCCGCCTCTTGGCCGAGAACGGCCCGGCGGTGCTGTTCGAGAACGTCATCAAGGCCGACGGCACGCGCTCCGAGATGCCGGTGCTGGTCAACCTGTTCGGCACGGTGGAGCGGGTCGCCTGGGGCATGGACCGCGAGCCGTACCAGTTGCGCGCCATCGGCGAGACGCTGGCCTTCCTCAAGCAGCCGGAGCCGCCGGGTGGCTTCCGCGAGGCGCTGGAACTGATCCCGCTGGCCAAGACGGTGCTGTCGATGAAGCCGAAGACCGTCGGCTCGGCGCCCTGCCAGGAGGTGGTGCTGACCGGCGACGACATCGACCTCGGCCGCCTGCCGGTGCAGAGCTGCTGGCCGGGAGAGCCGGCACCGCTGATCACCTGGCCGCTGGTGGTGACCAAGGGGCCGACGGGGAAGCGCGAGGACGACTTCAACCTCGGCATCTACCGCATGCAGGTGCTGGGGAAGAACAAGACCATCATGCGCTGGCTGAAGCACCGCGGCGGCGCCCAGCACCATCACCGCTGGGCCGCGAGCGGCAAGCGCGAGCCGCTGCCCTGCGCCGTCGTGCTGGGGGCCGATCCCGGCACCATCCTGGCGGCGGTGACGCCGGTGCCGGACACCCTGTCGGAATACCAGTTCGCCGGCCTGCTGCGCGGCAAGAAGGTGGAGCTGGTGGAGTGCAAAACGGTGCCGCTGAAGGTGCCGGCCCAGGCCGAAATCGTGCTTGAAGGCCATGTCAGCCTGGACGAATACGCCGACGAAGGGCCCTACGGCGACCACACCGGCTATTACAACTCGGTCGAGCCCTTCCCGGTCTTCACCGTCACCGCCATGACGATGCGGCGCAAGCCGATCTACCTGTCGACCTTCACCGGCCGCCCGCCCGACGAGCCGTCGGTGCTAGGCGAGGCGCTGAACGAGGTGTTCATCCCGCTGCTGATCCAGCAGTTTCCGGAGATCGTCGATTTCTGGCTGCCGCCGGAAGGCTGTTCCTACCGCATCGCCGTGGTCAGCATGAAGAAGGCCTATCCCGGCCACGCCAAGCGGGTGATGATGGGGGTCTGGTCCTTTCTGCGCCAGTTCATGTACACGAAATGGGTGATCGTCGTGGACGACGACATCGACGCGCGGAACTGGAAGGATGTGATGTGGGCGATCTCAACCCGCATGGATCCGGCGCGTGACATCACGGTGATCGAGGGTACGCCGATCGATTATCTCGACTTCGCCAGCCCGGAGTCGGGACTGGGCGGCAAGGTCGGGCTGGACGCCACCAACAAATGGCCGCCGGAGACCAAGCGGGAGTGGGGCGAAAAGCTCCACATGACCGGGGAGGTGGTGGAGACGGTCAGCCGCAAATGGGATCTCTATGGCCTGCCGGGCAGCGGCAAGCCGATCTGGAAGTGA
- a CDS encoding acetyl-CoA C-acetyltransferase, which yields MTEVVIAGAARTPIGSFNGALSAVPAHVLGEVAIREALARAKTDAAEVNEVIFGQILTAGQGQNPARQAAVNAGIPVEATAIGVNQLCGSGLRTVALGYQAIKNGDADILVVGGQESMSMAPHVMHLRNGTKMGSAELLDTMLRDGLTDAFHGYHMGTTAENVAQKWQLTRQEQDAFAAASQQKAEAAQKAGRFKDEIVPVTIKGRKGDVVVSEDEYPKHGTTAESLAKLRPAFSKDGTVTAGNASGINDGAAALVLMTAENAAKRGVTPLARIVSWATAGVDPAIMGTGPIPASRKALEKAGWTVDDLDLIEANEAFAAQALAVNKDLGWDTGKVNVNGGAIALGHPVGASGARVLTTLLFEMQKRDAKKGLATLCIGGGMGIALCVQRD from the coding sequence ATGACCGAGGTTGTCATCGCCGGTGCCGCCCGTACGCCCATCGGCAGCTTCAACGGCGCCCTCAGCGCCGTTCCCGCCCATGTTCTGGGTGAGGTCGCCATCCGCGAGGCGCTGGCCCGCGCGAAGACCGATGCGGCGGAAGTGAACGAAGTCATCTTTGGCCAGATCCTGACCGCCGGCCAGGGGCAGAACCCGGCCCGCCAGGCCGCCGTGAACGCCGGCATTCCGGTGGAGGCCACCGCCATCGGCGTCAACCAGCTCTGCGGGTCCGGCCTGCGCACCGTGGCGCTCGGCTATCAGGCGATCAAGAACGGCGACGCCGACATCCTGGTCGTCGGCGGCCAGGAAAGCATGAGCATGGCGCCGCACGTCATGCATCTGCGCAACGGCACCAAGATGGGCTCGGCCGAGCTGCTCGACACCATGCTGCGCGACGGCCTGACCGACGCCTTTCATGGCTACCACATGGGCACGACCGCCGAGAATGTCGCCCAGAAGTGGCAGCTGACCCGCCAGGAGCAGGACGCCTTCGCCGCCGCAAGCCAGCAGAAGGCCGAGGCCGCCCAGAAGGCCGGCCGCTTCAAGGACGAGATCGTCCCGGTCACCATCAAGGGCCGCAAGGGTGACGTCGTCGTGTCGGAAGACGAGTACCCGAAGCACGGCACCACCGCGGAATCGCTGGCCAAGCTGCGCCCGGCCTTCTCGAAGGACGGCACGGTGACCGCCGGCAACGCCTCGGGCATCAATGACGGCGCCGCCGCCCTGGTGCTGATGACGGCGGAGAACGCGGCCAAGCGCGGCGTCACCCCGCTGGCCCGCATCGTCTCCTGGGCGACGGCCGGCGTCGATCCGGCGATCATGGGCACCGGCCCGATCCCGGCCTCGCGCAAGGCGCTGGAGAAGGCCGGCTGGACCGTCGACGATCTCGACCTGATCGAGGCGAACGAGGCGTTCGCCGCCCAGGCGCTGGCCGTCAACAAGGATCTGGGCTGGGACACCGGCAAGGTCAACGTCAATGGCGGCGCCATCGCGCTCGGCCATCCGGTCGGCGCCTCGGGTGCCCGCGTGCTGACCACCCTGCTGTTCGAAATGCAGAAGCGCGACGCCAAGAAGGGCCTCGCCACCCTGTGCATCGGCGGCGGCATGGGCATCGCCCTCTGCGTCCAGCGCGACTGA